The DNA region caacaacatcatcaacaacaacaaactAGTAACTACAAAGCCAAGTTCATGTGTAGCTACGGTGGCAAGATCCAACCACGAACACACGACAACCAACTCTCTTACGTTGGTGGCGAAACCAAAATCCTAGCCGTTGATCGCAACATCAAATTCTCTTCAATCATTTCTAAACTCTGTTCTCTCATAGAATCACCTGATGTTTCTTTTAAGTACCAACTCCCCGGCGAGGATCTCGATGCTCTTATCTCTGTCACCAACGACGATGATCTCGACCACATGATGCATGAATACGATCGTCTCTACCGTGCTTCCGCTAAACCCGCACGTATGCGATTATTCCTCTTTGTTAACGATTCTGATTCTGCTTCAAATTCAAACCCACCCGACCCGATTAAACCTTCCAACGTTGATTATATGTTTGGAATTGAAAAGCCTGTCGCCGTCGTTGCTCCGCCTCCGCCCGTCGTTAAATTTAACGATCCCGTGCCGGAAATGGTTGCTCCACCACCTGAGTATCTTACGCGACCGGGTTTGAATTTGAATCCGTCTGATCGGGTTATTGTTTCGGATCCGGGTTTGAACCACCCGTTGGATATTCAGAGGCAGTTACAACGGATGCAGATAGCGGAAAACGAGCAAAATGCGTATCGGAGGAAAAGTGAAGATGGTCTCGTCGGAAATTATCCTCCCGGAGATTATTACGTTCAGAAGACAACGCCTGAGAAATTTCCAATGTCGAACTTCGCGCCACcgcagcagcagcagcagcacACTGGTTATTGGCAGGAAAAGCCTGTTTCTGGGGAGGCTTATCCACCGGTTGCTCCTGGAGGAGGTGACCAGCCTCAGCCTGTTTATATGGTACCAGCGCCGGGAAATTACTATCATGCACCGGTGATGCGTCCACCGGTAAGTCAAGGATACTACGCGGTGCAACGAATGTCATCTGATGGTTACCGTGAAGCGCAGGTTTACGGCGGCGCTCCACCTCCCAAAGTGTCGGCGACATATGCAGCGGCGCAACCGGTAAAAGGTCCTGCGTATGCGGAAGGTGTCAGTGTGGTTCGATCAACTGGGATACCGGATAATGCGCCAGGTTCCTACGCACAAGTGGCGTATGATAGTGCCACTGGCAGACAGGTTTATTATAATACGCCGGGTGGGGTAGTACACGCTCCTCCATACCAAGGTGTTGCTGCACCCGTCACCACAGACGTTAAAGTGATGAGCAAGATTTCTCAAGGTTCAGTGTGATTAAAAGCTGAAATTAAGATTATAATTATGCTAATATTGATATTAATCCATTAGTATAATTGCATGTTATGTTATTATTGTTGAACACGATGTAGATTGTGTTATACTATGGTTGTGTTTAAATTTCTTTTTATGTCCAATAAATTTATTTTTGCATGGTACTTTTTTTTCTATATTTAGAATTATGCTTAATTAATCTCAAGATCTTTCATCTCTTCGTGTAAGAAGTACTAGCTAATTCATTATGTTAGAAAAATTGTCCTTTTTGTTTACCATGGAGTGTACAAGCATGTGAAAAGTGCGCAGGGTTTAGTTAACTGCTGCATTCAAAATCATAATTATTTCATAATGTTAGAAAAACAGTGACATCAAACATAACAGGTGGAATTTTGATATAGGAAGTTTGATTTTACTCAATTATATCAAACAACCATCATTGCCCCCACCATATTTATCTTTGAATTTAAGTAGAAGTCTCTTTCATCACAATTTTCTTTGATGCTTCATTATGGCTTCACACTAGTGTATAAACATGTTATTATTTTTATGACGTACCTTGGGGTAGCGTGGCTCCATTCTGCTTTGGAAAAGTGTAGGTGTTTGTTGTTTTATTTTGACTATTTTATTTTATATGATATCTCTTATTTATACTTTTATTGTTGTTTTATCATAGCTCTAGATGGGTTTATTTAACTAGAAACGATGAGTTGGTTGATATAGTAAAAAGAAACTAGTTTTTTTAAGGTGAATTTTGCAAAAGCTTACCGTCAATGCAATATAAATCTTATGATTTAAATTAAATGGTACGTATTTAACATctatttaatatatataaattattaTGCTAGGATTAGCATTTGAATGCAGAGAATCCATTTCCACAATTTAGTTAGTTGAAcatttttttttttggaaaatagATATCATAGATGAAGGCTTGTTGTTTGTTGGTAATCTTGTTGGATTAATTAATAGTTGTCATACTAGAGATATATGCGGGTTAAAACAAGGTGATCGTTTAGCCATATtcttgtttttgttgttgttggtaGCAGAAGAAGAAGGGTTGAGTGGTTTATTCAAGAAGCCAATGAAGTTTAATCTAGAAATAAGGTGGCCTTCTATGATATGGTAATCTCTCATCTTTAGTACGTGAATGATACTCTTATCTCGGGTGATGCCTCAGTTGAGAATTTTTGGTTGATTAAGACTATTCTATAGTGATTCGAGCTTCCTCATGAATCTGTGTCAATATTTCTAAAAGTAGGTTGGTTGGGATTAATACGGACCCTCTTACTTTTTGGATTGGCAAGAGAGTTTCTTCATTGTGCAATATAGTCTTTGCCATTTAAGTATTTAGGCTTACCTGTTAGGGCTAATCCTCGTCTTGAACTACTAGAGAACCACTAATAAACCTTGTCTCTATGCGACTTCTATCCTCGAGACATATGCATGTTAGTCTAGAAGGGAGACTTAATCTTCTCAATTTCATCTTATCATATCTTAAGACACATGTTTAGGTGGAAAAAAGTTGGTTAGGATTTAGAAGAGATTTCTATGGGGAACGGAAAAAAGGGAAGATTCCTTGGGTTTGTTGGTCAGATGTGTGTAAACCTAGAGTGGCAGGTGGTTTAGGGCTTCAGGATCTCCTCCTACATAACTTAGATATGCTTAGTAAATGTCAATTGAGGTAGACCTCGAGGGTGATGAGTCTCTGGGCAAATATCTTTCAGCTAGATATGGATCACATGTGGTTTATTCCTTCTTCGGGAGTAGATCCTCCTTCTTACGTCTTACTCCAACCTAGTGAAAAGGGGTGTCTTTATTAAGTTATAGAATAAGTGATCCATGGGAGTGACTCATTAATGGTTTAAAGTTGAAGGTGGGTAATGGTCTTCACGCATCCTTTTGGGATGATCCTTAGGCAGACCATTCCCTTTTTAGTGAGAAATTTCATAGGCTTCATAGTATTTCTAGTTAGCTTGGTAGGACTGTTGTCGAGGTTGGAATCTGGGTGGGGAGGGTGTTTGTTGCGGTCTTGGGTGGATGAGATTTCTTTTTAATTTATGAGCAAGAGATGTTAGTAACTTATTCCTCGTTATTCAAGAAGTGGACCATTCTCAAGATTTGGATAATTGGTGTTGGAGTCATGCAAAAGATAAAGCCTTCTTAGTCTCCCCAACTTAGTCTACTCTTCTTGAGTTAAACCTTCCTTAGGTCTCTAACCCCACTAGAGTGAATTTAGTTCTTCCTCTCATTTGGGGTAGTTGGGCATTTTTTAAAGCAGTTATGTTCTCTCGACAACTCTTGCAGAATAAGATTCTCACTAAGTTAAACCTCTTAAAGCAAAAGATCATTGTTGATCCAGAGGGTGTGTTGTGTTCTTTGTGTGGTGGTTTGGTTGAGTTTGTTGATCACTTATTTGTAACTTGTGAGTTAACAACCTCTATGTGGTCCTAAATATCTTTTGAgtatatttaatatttttatttccTTAGGAGAGGTTCCTAAGTTAAGAGATGGCATAGTTATAATTTGACACTAAGTAGTCTAGTACCCGTGGAAATCCCATAATGATATTGCTTTTATAGTTAAGGCTATTGCAATGGATAAGATGGAGAATAAAATTACTTTTCTTGCTTGGCAATGGTATCGTGGTAGATCTGTGAGTAGTGACTACCTTCTGTGCTTTCTCCGGTTGGCTTGGTAACCATGTTCCCTGTTTGAGTCAATAACAGTGTAAAAATATTCTGACGACTCTTTTGGAAAAGTATTCTTGATGCTTAGTGGAGTTTTACTTTCTGTTGGTGGTGGTTACTACAAATTAAGATCTAGCTTATTTGCTTGTCATGATGGTTGTTGGTTTCTCAGTtattgtaacaccctaaaccccaacTCTTAATTATAAAATAGAAAATCAAATTTTAGGATGTTACCCCAATAGAACATACATACTTTATTCAGATAAAGTCAACATACTCGCAACAGAATTAAAAATATGACATAACTTCAAATATTTATTCAAAGGAAATACTCAAGGAAGATAAAATTCAACATCAACTCAAAGCAAATACATCTCATTCTACGATGTTACAGAATCAAAGCAATGTCCATCTAATGACGTAAACAAATAAATAAGAAAGAAAGCTGCAAGGCCATCTTCTAACTCGTAAGTAATTACTTCTACCGAGTATATGTACAACATTTCACAAAGccacacaaaacaaacaagaaaagGGTGAGAATACACCTTACAAATATTAATGGTGCAAATTAACAACAACATGGTGTCATCCCCAAAATTTCCCCTCTCCTTTTATTCTTTTCACATCCCTCATTTGCATACatcaaatcatatcatgcatgaccattgcatttgATCATGGAATCACAAGCATGGGCACATTGTGTATGGTATTGTATCTTAGGGTTTTACTTTGTTTTACTTATTAACTAACACTAACTTCATGAAgatgtcatacggtgaactgacttggggtattttgctttttatcgcaatgtcgcggatagcaagagtcgccaccgacttttcttttatccaataaggaaaggtggaaaagaacaggaaagacctcaatagattttgggttcgggaggtacattatacaaagggaaggtattaccaccctttgtatccatggttatccatgggctcttaattgctggatcacttatatttttgtctgaaaagtgttggtgaattgtttaaaaatgtttcgaaaagagagtttaactttgtaatgattctcgtatgaatgtatacaaagtatttatctcgtttgattttgaaaaacagtttaggaaaatataacttggtaatgattctagtatgaatgtataccaagtggtgattttctaggacttgcaaagtgtgaggggtggaaaatgttttaggttatgatccagtaattgagagttataccttcctaaggtctttatgggcatttccaatctttatgagggtaaaactgtccttactattgagaagtaagtaattttagCCTTTGGATGTAAcagggtcatcgtagggtcatcgataggtcattgaaggcaacagttgtagggataccttagcattcggagggacgataatcatttaaccgtaggctacaccgaagggtcatcgagggacaaaatcgtatattcgaaggcaacatccgagggactatgatttattttatgatgatttactcgaagggtctttgctaagtgtatccctacattcgcgggacatgaccgttataccgtaataccgtagggcagcaaagagaggtccaaaatcacatgtttaaaggtcatattttaaagtcaattaggtgattaggatgaatctccacattaaaatcaatacattaaaattaatacattaaaattaatacattaaaattaatacattaaaattaattaagcaatttagggtggatcttcataagggtatcccacaaataaagtggaaggcctaaacaacactcttttcctgggatatgtgaacctttacaaaattcagcaaacgggttagaataccaatcaaggtgcaatcgaggattacaccgcaaaagaaaacacaacagcatgaatgtcaggcaaaacagtgcataattaacatagaatagatcaggttacgcataggacataacaaatatcaacggctgtcccgttcgcctctgcctcgcctagcgagggcctagcgaatgctcgctacatgctcgcttagcgatgtgctagcgagcggctgcgggttttgaatttcagaacagtatgatctcagcatgttgcatgccttattgcattcaattacagaaataatatggtcaaacactcaggatattcaggcgtattggaattcacatgcaaagtctaattacatatccaaaaattcaatcatgatgcattatgtatttagagatttacaaattggaagcataaaacaataatgatacacaaacctgtttgcaatggagtgttaatgctgaattggcaagtcacttttggtatcgggttgagttgggcggcggtaacttcggtgcggatgagcggccgtcagggtttcttcactccgacttctctgggctactctccggggttgctatgccagggtttccggccgtctccgtctcggtttttcgttctcttttcgttctggagttggggtatttataatactcctttgatgacctaatgggctcagaatgaagcccgaaattttctgttgtctgtcagcttcgctaggcgagcgtgtagcgaacgtgtagcgaacgttcgctaggcgagcgtgtagcgaacgtgtagcgaacaagccagtttgggccattttctggattgggccattcgtgagctgggcctttgttcctttaagatcagtgtcataaaaatgagtcggaatgccctgaaaaatgtcttaaaatattaatgggcaaattttggggtatgacagttgcccctgttcaatattcttgacccgagagagtcagaatggtatgtacgccattcgtggtctggaggtggaagattattgaacacttaggataccccaaaaatttgcacttgtcaattagttagtcttgatggagatgggtttaaagatgccatctaggaagtttgatgatgagagcttcagagtacgtcgtatgttagaagatatctgaagtcatgggtgtcactgggtcatacgctagaccgtatagtgagtcattcattaggccgtcgacttcactagggagttagaatgggtcatacgccgctggggataacagatcagaatggatcatacgctagattgtatctgagttgcagaatgggccgtctgttaggctgtatctgacgaaaagtagtcgtatgctagactacacctcgggatgtaccgtacgctaggtagtatctgaggaatgaagatccgaatgggtcgtacgctagaccgtattgttggaggagtaatatgttgtgccgaatcaaaatgagataagaatccgaatgagtcatacactgctggggataaaggatcagaatggatcgtacgctagatcgtatctgagttgcggaatgagccgtccgttaggctgtatcgttactgggggtgaaggatcagaatggatcgtatgctagatcgtatctgagttgtagactgagccgtccgttaggctgtacctggtgatgaagggggtagtcatacgccagactacacttcagaatgtaccgtacgctaggtagcatttgaggggatgaacatccaagcgggtcgtaagctagaccgtctctgagtagcagaacgagccgtccgttaggctgcatctgatgataaagggggtagtcatacgccagactacacttcagaatgtaccgtacgctaggtagcatttgaggccttgaaggtccaactgggtcgtatgctagaccatattggagttgttgaaggtcggaatggatcgtacgttagatcgcatctgagttgaaagagtcatatgtagagctgaatcagaatgaaccgtacgctaggctatatctgatagtatttgtatatgttgtatttgcaataaatgtctgggatgggcttatagatgccatcgttaggaggatgtcagaatgaatgttgacatggagtatatctgaaagatgtagttgaatcctgaacgtaatcgatgaagatgtccgtctgaatggctctctattttgactgtatcaggaagataattaacctgaaaaataaagttagcttcatgccatgtcatgatgcataagatgttttatgcttctgaaaatAACTGCaaacgatgtatgcatgcgtatgctgtgaaatgatgtaatgaatgaattatgcatctgaaaagttcttccagaggactctactggggaaaacaactctcaatcttctggttgggagatactggtatcgatgaccctttcttagccggggatgcttgatttctgtctgatggtagaaatgttcaacagaagcctggctgggggtggaagagatgacccatttgtctagtaatgccactctcttctgggaatgactggctttgctgggggataggattagcaacggattcattggaaagcatgattagaccttctcctcgatcctgaagtctagtagtaatcgctatttctattttatgcacgcatttttggtaaacatcgatcatatccaaatgcatatattaattcgaattaaatcaatggacgtttatgcaaacaaaacagagaaagtaaaacaagagcattttttttttgaaactaaaattatattgatttcgaaagagggcctataaacaggcaatttgtgtacaaggagacaaaaatcctagtaagaggaaattgtcaagaaaacaaagagaaagctatgccgaaaacgccctattgacttttaattccactactgccattatgtcttcaagcctctcatctcgtgctgtcggatagaagtgattggcttgttcagtcccttgaacttggttggAGCTGACTGAGAACGGAACATAGTCGTACGCTTTAGTCCCtcatttttgcctggaccgccttttcaggttttcagtccaccaggatacccttttttgcccaagccgccttttcaggttttcgacttgccgggtgtacatccttatatgtttatccctaatttttgcccgaacccttttggttcgccgggatgcccttacttttgcctaggcacgtcgacctagcaggtctcttttatgcgtagtattttttgactatgtctgcgttcacgggatgcgggaagtctttgtcgtccattgtagctagtaccatggctccaccagagaataccttcttaactacaaacggcccttcgtacgtgggaatccatttgcctctgggatcaccttgtggtagaatgatacgctttattaccaagtcgccaatttgatacacctgtctcttgactcttttgttaaatgcctgggtcatgcgtttctgatatatctgcccatgacacacagccgcaagtctcttctcatcgatcaagtttatctggtcgagtcgagtctgaatccattcatcttcatctaagcccgcctctttcatgattcatagagagggaatctgaacttccactggtaaaacgacttccattccgtagactaaagagaaaggagtgGCTCCTatcgaagtgcgtactgaagtgcgataaccgtgaagagaaaacggtaacatctcatgccagtctttgtacgtcaccgtcatcttttgtatgattttcttgatattcttattagcagcttctacagcgccattcatctttggtcggtacggagaagagttatggtgctttacgttgaactgcgtgcagagttcagtaatcatcttgttgttcaaattagtaccattgtcagtaataattctttcaggaacgccgtatcggcaaatgagattattcttgacgaatcgtgccaccacattcttggtgacagaagcaaatgaggctgcctctacccactttgtaaagtaatcaatagcaacaaggatgaagcgatgtccattagatgcagtaggtttaatctctccaatcatgtcaatgccccacatcgcaaaaggccaaggggctgtcaacacgtttagtggagcaggaggcacatgtactttgtccgcatagatctggcacttatgacaggttctggagtgacggtggcaatcagcttccatggtagaccaataatatcctgatctcagaatcttcttggccatcgtatgtccactagaatgagtcccaaaaataccgtcgtgcatatctcccataatcttttctgcttcctttttatccacacagcgaagcaaagtcgaatcgtggttacgtttgtataatactccattactcagaaagaacttagcggagaacttcctcaggaattttttgtcattgatggatgccccttcagggtattcctgagcttctaaatatctttttacttcgtggaaccaaggtttctcttccacttcatcagtattaagctcgtaacaatatgctggttcatccaatcgctcaatggtgatcatgggagcttcattgtcccatctgactctgaacatagatgacatggtagctaatgcgtctgccaactgattctcttctcgtgggatatgttcgaatgtaatctcttcaaagtatgggattaatgtcatcacccgttctcggtaagggatgagatttggatgcttagtgtcccattctcctttgatctgactgattactaatgctgagtctccgtacacactcaaaaacttgacccgccggtctatagcagccttgagtcccaaaatacatgcttcatactcagccatattattggtacaatgaaaacatagtctagcagtgaaaggcgtatggtaaccctcgggagaaatgattaccacaccaacaccattgcccaatgcattagaagacccatcgaaaaccatagtccatcgggatcctagttcgggtccttcatccggtccaggttcttcataatcagtaacaagcatgacatcctcatctgggaactcaaaattcatagattggtaatcatccactgcttgatgagccaaatgatcagctagcacgcttcctttgattgctttctgggtagtatactggatatcatactctgttaaaatcatctaccatcttgctattcttccggagagggcaggtttctcaaatatgtatttgatgggatccatcttagaaatcaacaaagtggtatgattcaacatatactgtcttagtcggcgagcagcccatgccaaagcacagcaagttctctcgagcagtgagtatcttgtttcacagtcggtaaactttttgctaaggtagtatatggcatactcttttcgaccagactcgtcatgttgccccaacacacaccccattgaattttctaacacggttaaatacataattagaggtcttccttcaactggtggtatcaggatcggaggctcctggagatacttcttgattttgtcaaaagcttcttgacattcgtcatt from Lathyrus oleraceus cultivar Zhongwan6 chromosome 1, CAAS_Psat_ZW6_1.0, whole genome shotgun sequence includes:
- the LOC127083795 gene encoding extensin-1; translated protein: MENYSYQSYPDSGESSPRSREIDFENPPTPIPWNEQQHHQQQQTSNYKAKFMCSYGGKIQPRTHDNQLSYVGGETKILAVDRNIKFSSIISKLCSLIESPDVSFKYQLPGEDLDALISVTNDDDLDHMMHEYDRLYRASAKPARMRLFLFVNDSDSASNSNPPDPIKPSNVDYMFGIEKPVAVVAPPPPVVKFNDPVPEMVAPPPEYLTRPGLNLNPSDRVIVSDPGLNHPLDIQRQLQRMQIAENEQNAYRRKSEDGLVGNYPPGDYYVQKTTPEKFPMSNFAPPQQQQQHTGYWQEKPVSGEAYPPVAPGGGDQPQPVYMVPAPGNYYHAPVMRPPVSQGYYAVQRMSSDGYREAQVYGGAPPPKVSATYAAAQPVKGPAYAEGVSVVRSTGIPDNAPGSYAQVAYDSATGRQVYYNTPGGVVHAPPYQGVAAPVTTDVKVMSKISQGSV